In Motilibacter aurantiacus, the sequence CCCTCCGGGACGCGCAGCGTCACCGCGGCGAACGTCACGTCCTGCACGCCGCCCGCGCTGCCCCGTCCGCCGCCCGCGGTGTCCGCGGGCTCGGTGACCGTCGCAAGGACCCCGACTCCGGTCACGGCCGCGAGCAGGGCGGCGACGGTCGCCGGAACCGCCCACCGCAACCCGCCGGCCCGTCTGCGTTCCCGAGGTGCGCTGCGGGCGCGCTGCAGGACGGCCTCCGCCGGGGGCGTGAGGGGTTTCCAGTCCTCGTCCCGCAGACGGGACGCGGCCCTCGTCAGCTCGTCGCGCATGTAGAGCCTTCCGTCGGGAGGGGCGAGTCAGTCAAGAGAGGTGTGAGCGCCCTGCGGCCGCGGGCCAGCCGTGCCTTGACCGTTCCAGTCGGCACGTCGAGCATGTCCGCGATCTGCTGCACGGACAGGTCCGCGAAGTAGTGCAGGACCAGCGCCTCACGCTGCGTGCGGGGCAACACCGCCAAGGCGTCACGAACGGCTACCGCCTCCTCCGAGGGGCCGGGGGGCGTCGGCCGGCACGCCGTGACGGGCCAGAGCGCGCCAGAACGCCGCGCGCCTCCGCCAATCACTGACGGCGAGCCGCCACCCCACCCGCCGGACCCATGCCGCCGGGTCCCCGTCCTGCAGATGCGGCCACCGACGCCAGGCCTGGGCGTACGCGTCCTGCACGCACTCCTGAGCCCGCGACAGGTCGCCCGTGAGCAGGAACAGGTGCTGCACCATCCGCGGTGCCGTGGCGGCGTAGAACGCCGAGAACCCGGCTGATGAGGCGGCGTCGACAGCGCGCTCGGACTCGCTCACGACCACCCATACGAACACCGCCTGTCCGCCGGTTGCATCACCCACAAGGACCAGCCACGAGCAGAGGTCGCGCTCAGGAGCGTTTCACGGTCATGCCGCCCTCCGAACGCGGCGATCGCCTGGCCGGCCCGCAGCCTGTTACCGACCGTCAGCAGCTGCGAATCGCTCCACGAGCTTTCCTTCGCCTACGGCACGCGCCGCAGACCGACGACCAGCTCAATCCGCGAGCCGCACGCGCATACATCCACGGCACCGAGCGGGCTTAGGCAGCGAGCCCCGTCGCCCACGCTCGCACAGCGCCGGCCACAACCGTGTTCTCCCCTGTGGGGCCGACCACGTGCGCGAGACGGTTCTCCACCAGGAGCGCGGCGACACCGTGCGCGATCGACCAGAGCTCTGCGGCACGGCGGACCAGCCCTGCAGGGTCATGGCCCACGAGCTCGCGGAGCGCGTTCTCGAGACGAGCCTGCACCCGGACCGCGCCCTCGAGCAGCTCCGGGTGTCGGTCCTTGTCGATGCTCGCGGCGAACATCACCT encodes:
- a CDS encoding RNA polymerase sigma factor, whose translation is MIGGGARRSGALWPVTACRPTPPGPSEEAVAVRDALAVLPRTQREALVLHYFADLSVQQIADMLDVPTGTVKARLARGRRALTPLLTDSPLPTEGSTCATS
- a CDS encoding sigma factor, translating into MSESERAVDAASSAGFSAFYAATAPRMVQHLFLLTGDLSRAQECVQDAYAQAWRRWPHLQDGDPAAWVRRVGWRLAVSDWRRRAAFWRALARHGVPADAPRPLGGGGSRS